The Blautia luti nucleotide sequence TTCCATGTCTGCCCGTACATAAAGTTCATGGCCGGAGAGAAGAAGCTCCAGACGGATCTGCCTGCTGGAACAGATTCCCTCGAAAGTAGCAGCAGTCTGGGTAATGGTATCATTAATGTTGAAACGATGGAGATGCATCATCCGTTTCTTAATATCCAGTTCATTTAAGGTCAGGAGACTGCGGGTGAGTTTTTCCAGACGCTCGGATTCAAAGGCAATGATCTTTAAATATCGTTCCTGCATTTCCACAGGGATCGTGCCGTCCAGCATGGCGGTGACATATCCCTTGATGGAGGTAAGAGGGGAGCGGAAATCATGGGAAACATTGGCAATGAACTTCCGCTGGTATTCGCCGTTCTGGTTCAATTTGTCAGCCATGTAGTTCAAGGTTTTGGCCAGATAACCCAGTTCATCGTCTGAGTTTACCTCGATCATGTACTCGAGGTTTCCGCTGGCGTATTCGGATGCCCCCTTGATGATCTTTGTCAGAGGTCTTCGTATGTAATGGCTGTAGACCCACAGCAGAAAACTGGTTGCTGCGTAACAGATCAGAAAGATGACCTGCATGATGAACAGGATACTGCTTCTGTGGTTGTACAGATCGTGCATATCATAATGCATGGTTACATATCCCAGGACGCCCTGATCGGAAGTGACGGGAGTCAGTACGCTTAGATGATCACAGGAAAAATGGTCATAAAAGCGTCCGATCTGGTAGTGAGAGGGACTCCAGGCAGAAGCAGTGAAATTCTCCGGAAGTATGGAATCTCCCGGTTCAACTCCCAAACTGGAACTGAACACAAGCTGTCCTTGAGTATCGGTGATCCAGAGTACGGAATCATGAAGTTCCGTAAAGCCGGAAATTTCTTCCAAAATATGGCTGCCTTCTGGATCAGAAAGCTGTTCTTTGAGCAGATCACTGGAAGCAATACTGCAGACGTCCTCATACAGGGTGGTACTTTGTGCACTTTCGAAGTATTTTTCCACCATATAGGAGCCGCCAAGTGTGATGAGGAAAAAACCGAAAATTCCGATGCAGATATAGAACGTCAGAAACCTGCTGGAAAGATGATGCTGTTTCATGGATTTTTAACCTCAAATTTATAGCCGATCCCCCATACAGTGGCGATGGACCAGGATGGATTATCCTTGATCTTTTCACGGAGACGTTTGATATGAACGTCTACAGTACGGGTGTCGCCGATGTATTCATAGCCCCAGATGTGATCCAGAAGCTGTTCACGGGTAAACACCTGATTGGGAGAAGATGCCAGGAAGTAGAGAAGTTCCAGTTCCTTGGGTGGCATGTCTACCTGTCTGTCCATATAGGTGACTGCGTAGTTGGTCAGATTAATGGTCAGATCAGGATAGCTGACACATTTTTCATTGGAAGAAACAGTCGGCTGTTTTACCTGGAAACGGCGGAGGACAGCACGGACACGTGCCACCAGTTCTTTGGAATCAAATGGCTTGATCATATAATCGTCTGCGCCCAGTTCCAGTCCCAGAACTTTGTCGAAGGTTTCTCCTTTGGCAGAGAGCATGATGATGGGAACATCGGAAGTATGGCGGATCTCACGGCAGACCTGATAGCCGTCGATACCTGGAAGCATCAGATCCAGGATGATCAGATCCGGATGGAAGCGGACAAATTCTTTCAGCGCTTCCTCTCCATCATTTACGATCTTTGTCTCGAAACATTCTTTCGTCAGATACAGGGCGATCAGCTCTGCGATATTATTATCATCATCTACGATCAGGATTTTCTGTTTGGAAACCATAAAAACCCCTCCTTTTTATTTTTTGAATTCTACGATAGTTACGCCGGCGTCGCCTTCACCGAATTCTCCAAGGCGGAAGGAGGCGACATGCTTCTGGCGTTTCAGATAGTTATGAACACCCTTTCGAAGTGCACCGGTACCTTTTCCGTGTACAATACGTACGGATTTCAGATGGGCGATGTAGGCGTCATCCAGGTATTTATCAAGCTCTGCAACTGCTTCGTCTACAGTTTTACCCAGAAGGTTGATCTCTGTGGATACATGGGCGGATTTGGACATACGGATCTTACCGGCACCTGTACGCTGCATGGTAGGTGTGGTGATTTCTGCTTCATCGATCAGTTCCAGATCGGAAATGTGGACTTTGGAACGGATGATTCCCATCTGTACAAACAGGTAGCCCTTATTGTCCGGACGACTGCTTACAGTACCTTTCAGGTTCATGCTGAGAACCTTGACTGCATCACCAAGGGAAAGGTCTTTGGCAGTAAGTTCTTTCTTTGGCTTCTGAGCGGCAGTTTTCTGAGTCATGCCTTTTTCTGCCTTATTCATGCGTTTGCGCAGATCCTGGCGTTCTTTTTCCACAGCAGCCAGATCCACGTGATCTTTCTGGAACTTATGGAACATTTTCATGGTCTTGTCCGCATATTCCTTGGCTTCCCGGAGAACTGCATGAGCCTCTTCGTTGGCCTGACGGATGATGCGGTCACGCTGCTCGTTCAGTTTCTCCTGCTTGGATTCCATTTCAGATTTCAGGGAAGCGACTTCTTTTTTATACTGTTCGATCTCGCGGCGTTCATTCTCGATGGTCACACGGCTGCTTTCCAGAGAACTGAGGACATCTTCGAAGGATTCATCCTGCTCGCTGATCTGTTCTTTTGCCTTATTGATGATATAGTCCGGAAGACCAAGCTTGGAAGAAATAGCGAATGCATTACTTTTTCCAGGGACACCGATCAGCAGGCGATAGGTCGGACGGAGCGTTTCCACATCAAACTCACAGCAGGCATTTTCCACGCCGGGAGTGGAGAGTGCGTATACTTTCAGTTCACTGTAATGGGTGGTTGCCATGGTGCGGATTCCCTGCTCATGAAGATGGGAAAGGATCGCAATGGCAAGAGCAGCACCCTCTGTCGGGTCTGTACCTGCGCCAAGCTCATCGAACAGGACGAGAGAGTGGCGGTTGGCTTTTCTGAGAAAAGAAACCACGTTTGTCATATGTGAGGAGAAAGTACTTAAGGACTGCTCGATACTCTGCTCATCACCGATATCTGCATAAACTTCCTCAAACAGTGCAAGTTCTGAGCGGTCCAGTGTGGGAATATGAAGTCCAGACTGACCCATAAGAGTGAGAAGTCCGACAGTCTTTAAGGATACGGTCTTACCACCGGTATTCGGTCCGGTAACAACAAGCAGGTCGAAATCATCACCGAGACGGATATCGATGGGAACTGCTTTCTTCTTATCAATGAGCGGGTGGCGTGCCTGTTTCAGACGGATACGTCCTTCGTCATTGAAAATTGGTTCTGTTGCATTCATGTCCATAGCGAGGGAGGCTCTGGCGAAAATGACGTCAAGCTGTACCATGATATCAAGGTCTGCGCGGATGGAGTCGGTCTGTTCTGCGGTCATCTGGCTCAGGTTGGAGAGGATCACTTCGATCTCTTTCTGTTCTTCCAGTTCCAGTTCACGGATGTCGTTGTTTAATTTTACGATGGCCATTGGTTCGATGAATAAAGTAGAACCTGTGGAGGACTGGTCATGTACCATACCTGGAACCTGACCTTTGTATTCTGCCTTGACCGGGATACAGTAACGTCCGTTTCTCATGGTGATAACGGAATCCTGCAGATAATTGCGGGCGCTTCCGTTTACGAGAGAAGAGAGCTGGGTGTGGATCCTGTCTCCGGCGATCTTCATGTTTCTTCGGATCTGTCGGAGATTGCTGCTAGCATCATCGCTGATCTCATCTTCTGAGAGGATACATCTGCGGATTTCTGTTGTAAGAGGAGTCAGTGGCTCCAGTGCTTCAAACATTCCATCCAGAGAGTCCACAAGAGAATCACCGCGCTCGCTTCTGGAATACGCTTTCACACGGTTGGTATTCTCTAGCAGGCTGCAGATGGCAAGCAGTTCACCGATCCCGAGAGAACTTCCGATTTCCAGACGCTTCAGAGAACCACGCACATCCTTCACACTTCCGAAAGAAATGTTCCCTTTCTGGAAGAGACGGGTGAGTGCATCTTTCGTCTGAGTCTGCATATGACGGATCTCATCAATATCTGTAGACGGTTCAGTCTTTTTGCAGATTTCCTTTCCCATGGAAGAAGAAGCCTTGTCTGTCAGCATATTGATGATCTTATAGTATTCAAGTGCTTTATATGCTTTCTGATTCATTGTTGATTTAAGTCTCCTGATATTACTTTTAATATTTATGATACCGGAAAAAAGAGCTGACCTGTTTCCCGGTGTAACTGTAATAGTGGGAGTATTTCAGCAGAAAAAAATCGGGTATGGCTGAAATACCTTTCTTATTATATATGATTTTGGGTGTTATGAAAAGCGAAAATTTAATACTTGTGTATCATACAGCGGTATGCTAGAATGCGAAATATATAGACAAAACAAAAGATTGAAAGAGCGGACAAAAGTGTATTTAAGAAAGAAGAGTGAGGATCATGGACTTAAAGGAAAAAATCAGCAGGGTAATGAAGCAGTCGATCAGTGATTCGGAGGTCATGGGAGTGAATCTTCTGGTTGAGAAAGACGGAAGAGAACTTATTTATTGTGAAGAGGGACTGGCTGACAGAGAGGCTCATAAACCAATCCGCAGAGATACGATCTTTCGGCTTTATTCCCAGACAAAACCGATAACAGCGGCCTGCGCAATGATATTAATGGAGAGAGGGCTTCTGGACCCGGGAACCCCTGTTTCAGAATATCTGCCTGCGTATTCTGATATGAAGGTAGAGAAAAACGGGGAAATCTGTGCAGCGGAGATTCCTGTCAGGATTCATGATCTTCTGCGAATGACATCAGGACTGGTCTATCCGGATGAATGTACAGAACCCGGAAAAGCTACAGACAGAGTGTATAAGGAAGCATGTGACAGATTACATACAGATCATCCGATGACAACCAGAGAGCTGGCAGATCGTCTTGCGAAATGTCCTCTGGCTTTTGAACCGGGATCAGGATGGAGATATGGAACATCGGCAGATGTTCTGGGAGCAGTGATCGAAGTTATTTCCGGGAAAAAGCTGTCTGAATTTATGCAGGAAGAAATTTTTGAACCATTGGGAATGAGCGATACTGCATTCTGGTTACCGAAAGAAAAACAGTCTCGCCTTGCGAAAGCTTATGAAACAGTATGTGATGAAAATGGAAACAGAAGTATGAAACTTTATACAGGAGACAATCTGGCAGTAAGAAATGATATGGCAGAGCCGCCTGCGTATGAAGCCGGCGGAGCAGGGCTTACCTCTACTTTGGACGACTATATGAAATTTGCCAGAATGCTCAGACAGAATGGTACTTGGGGGGACAGGCAGATCCTGAAGCCGGAAACTGTGCATTATATGCGTAACGGACAGCTGTTACCGAAACAGCAGCAGGATATGGATAAATGGCTTGGCCTGGAAGGCTATAGCTATGGAAATTTGATGCGTGTTTGCAGGAATCCGTCGCAGGCAGTGATGCTGACCAGAGAGGGAGAGTATGGCTGGGACGGCTGGCTTGGCATGTATTTTGCCAATTTCCCCAAGGAAGACATGACCATTCTCATGGGTATGCAAAAAAAAGATGCAGGAACCTTTCCTCTGACCAGAAAACTGCGAAATGTAGTTATCAGTGAATATCTGAGGTGAATTTGCTGCAAAGCAGAAAATACAGACACCTGCTTCCGGGATTACTTTTTCCCGGAAGCAGGTTTTTTTTGTAATTGTGAATCATACATACTTCGGAATTCTGTGGGAGTGCACAGGTTTAATTGTTTGAACATCCGTAAAAAGGCGGACAGGCTGGAAAAGCCTGATTGTGCTGCCACTTCGGTAACAGCAAGCTCCGGATCCAGCAAAAGAGATTTTGCGTATTCAATTCTTTTCTGGTTCAGAAATTTGTAGAAGGAGGAATTAGTATATTGTTTAAAAAGGCGGGCAAAGTGATATTTGCTGAACCCTGCCAGACTGGCAACCTCCTCCAGAGTAAGGTTTTCAGAAAAGTGGTTGCTGATATAGTCGGTGATAAACAGAAATTTCTCCATATATTCTTTCTGATGGTGAATATCACGGTCTCCGTCCTGCTGATGAAAAGCTTTGTGATTTCTGCCAATATCCACAAGGATTTCCAGGAATTTTGCAATGATGGAAATCTCAGAATAGGTGGTAAAATTCATATATTCATCCTTGATTTCCAACATAAGACTGTGGATGTGTTCATAGATCTGTGGATATTCTTCCTTGGTGATCAGAATGGCGGGACTGAGGAGTGGTGTGATCAGATCTAGTTCTTTTAGCTTGATGTGGCTCAGGCCGGGCTGAAAAATAATCCTTTCTCCTGTAGCCGGAGCAAAGAGCTCGTGAAGCATACAGGGACATATAACAAGAATTTCTCCTTCTTTGATATGATAATCGTTATGACCGCAGACAACCCGGTAGTCATTAATAACAGGCATGATTACTTCGAATGAGGGATGCCAGTGAGGCGGATAGTTTTCGGCTTCCTCATTGTAATAAAGACAGATCTGGGTATCTGCTTTGTAATCAACGGTTTCATGAATTCCCTGTAAATTATGGATCATATGGACTCCTTTCACACCTAATTATTGCTTTTGATAGCAAATGTTGCTTTTTAATGTTTGTGTATATAATGTATCAAAAACATGTGTAAATGGCAATATATAACATTGAAAAAATTAAAATAATAAAAACATATGTCAAAATACACAAAAAAGAATATAAAAATCTATTAAAATTGACATATTGAAGAAAATAGTAGAAGATAAATAGCAAGAATTGATAGTAACATGACAAGAATTATGGAGCCAATCACAGGACATTCTGATATAGTAGAACCATCAAGAAACGAGGTAATAAATCAAAAGGAGGATTAAAAAAATGAACAAGAAAAGATTACTTTCAGTATTACTTTCAGCAGCTATGGTAGCGGGAACCATGGCAGTAGCAGTGCCTGCATATGCAGATGACACAGAGGAAATCACATGGATGTTCTGGGATGACCTGGAAGCTACAGAGGATCTGGTTTCCAAAGGATACAAAGATGTTATTGATCGCTTCAATACAGAATATGAAGGGAAATATCATGTAACACCGATCACAACAAATCTGGAAGAATATGACGGAAAATTAAATGCCCTGATCGCAGCAGGACAGACACCGGATGTATACATTTGTAACCCGGGACCCAACATGGATGTATATGTAAATGCAGGAGCAGCAGCAGACCTGACAGATATTCTTGAGAATCAGGAAAAAGACTGGTACGCAACATTTACAGATGGAATCTTTGACAGACTGACTTATGATGGAAAGATTATGGCAGTTCCTACAAACTTCGCAGCTGCCTGTGTATACTATAACACAGAGCTTTTTGAGAAGGCCGGAGTGGAAGTTCCGACTACATATGATGAACTGATCGATGTATGTAAGAAACTGCAGGATGCTGGTATTACACCAATCTCCTGTTCCGCAGGAACTGCATGGTGCTTGTCAATGATCGCAGGTTATCTTTGTGACCGTTCAGGTGTAGATCTTCAGGCAATCGCAGATCATACAGCAAACTGGACAGACGATAACTGTATTGCTGCAGGTGAGAAATTAAAAGAGTTATCTCAGTATTTCCAGGAAACAGCAGCTGGTGACTCCAATGATCAGGCTACAGCAAACTTCTACAATGGAGATGCAGCAATGCTGGTACAGGGATCATGGGCTATGGCTCAGATCAATGGCAATAATCCTGATTTCCAGAGCAAATGCGGTGTATTCCAGTTCCCTGAAATCGAAGGAGCGAATGATCCGAACCGTATGATCGTTAAAACAGACAACTTACTGATGAGCTCTACAACAGAGCATCAGGATGCAGCAATTGCACTGATGAAGATGTTTACAGATGAAGAAGCACAGAAATATACAGCAGAAATAGGAGGAAAATTCCCGATCATCAAAGATCTTGACATTGACTATGACAAAGCTCCTGCACAGCTGAAATATGTTCAGGATATTATGGACAAAGCAACTGGTACTTTTGGATTCTACAATGAATCTCTGGCATCTGTAGAAGCAGGTGACTGCTTCGACAATGCAATGGTTGATATATTCCTTGGAAACCAGACTCCGGAAGAAGCCTTCCAGACAGTACAGGATTTCTATGAAGAAAACGTCTGGAAATAATTGTGGATAGATAGTACAGAATTTACATGGCTGCTGCGGAAGAAAAAAGTTCCGCAGCAGTTTTTAAATGGAGGCAATTATGGATAAAATTTTACGTAATAAGAAGGCTATTTTCATATTTATCGCACCGGCACTGATCATGTTTGTCCTGGTACTGGTTATCCCTATGGTGCAGATGGTTTATTATTCTTTATGCGATTATGCGGCATTGACACCGCCCAAATTTACCGGACTTGCAAACTATAAAAAGCTATTTTTTCAAGATTCTACATTTAAAATTGCGTTAAAAAACTCTATTTTCTTTATGATCTTTTCTGCTATCACTCAGCAGGTGATCGGCCTTGGTCTTGCAGTTATGCTTACCAATATTAAGAAAGGCAGAAACCTTTTCAAAAATATTTATTATCTTCCATCCGTTCTTTCCTCAGCAGCCTTAGGTCTTTTATGGGCATTTATGTTTAACCCAAAGATCGGTATCAATAATCTGCTGGCACAGTTCGGAATCAAAGGCCCTCTTTGGCTGATGGATTCCAAAGGTTTTATTGTACTTCCCATGTGGGTCATTGCGTTTGTTGCCTTATGGCAGTATGTTGGACAGAATATGATGCTTTATATGGCTCAGATCACAGGGATTTCCAGAGACATATATGAAGCTTCTTATATAGACGGCGCATCAAAGACACAGTCATTCCGTTACATTACACTTCCGTTGATTAAACCAATGATGGTAACTTCACTTTCATTGAACTGTATCGGTTCTCTTAAATTCTTTGACCTTGTGTATAACATGACTCAGGGTGGACCGAACCACAGAACCGAGGTGCTTGCGACAGAACTTTATGCAGAAGGTTTTAACTATTTTAAATATGGTTATGCCAGTGCGATTTCTGTAGTCTTACTGGTTATGTGTCTGATCGTAACATTATTGGTTAAAAAAGTAATTAAAGTTGAAACTTACGAGGGCTAGGAGGTAACAGAGATGCAGACAAAAAAATCAAGAAAACCGGTAAAGCCTGTTACAGTAATTCTTTATATATTTCTTATTGCACTTGCTGTGATTTATGTGGCTCCGCTGTTATGGATGTTAAGTGTTTCATTAAAAGATAATGCAGGCGTAATGGCAGCTCCATTTGCCCTGCCGGAAGTATTTCATTGGGAAAATTATCAGCAGGCATGGACAATGGGTAAGCTTGGAACTGCACTTGTAAACTCAGTACTGGTCTGTGGGATCACACTTGTAGTCAGTCTGTTTTTTGGAGCAATGGCAGCATTTGCCATTGCAAGAATGCGTTGGAAATTATCAGAAGCAGCACACACATTTTTCCTGATCGGAATGATGGTTCCGGTACATTGTATCCTGATTCCGCTGTTCGTACGTTTTGCAGGGCTGGGATTGACTAACTCAAGAGTAGGTCTGATGATCCCGTATATTACGTTTTCCCTTCCGATGACTATTTTCCTTCTGACAGGATTTTTCAAATCTATGCCTGGAGAATTATTTGAGGCAGCATCCATTGACGGATGTGGAATTTATGGATGCTTTTTCAGAATCGCACTTCCCCTTTGCAGAACAGGATTCTTTGTTTCAGGTCTTATGACATTCGTAGGTAACTGGAATGAGCTGTTGCTGGCTATGGTATTTGTCTCAGATCCGGTAAAGAAAACACTGCCTGTAACACTTACATATTTCGTAGGACCATATGCCACAAACTATGTACAGATGTTCGCAGCAATCATTATCGCAATCGCACCAACCGTTATTGTATACTGCCTGTTCAGTAACCAGATTGTAGAAGGCCTGACTACAGGTGCAGTAAAGGGATGATGCATAAAAACAATGCATAAAATTAGGAGGCTTGTATGAACAGAGACGAGGCAAGAAAAAAAGCACAGGAGCTGGTATCCAGAATGACTCTGGAAGAAAAGGCCAGCCAGTTAAGATATGATGCACCTGCCATAAAAAGACTTGGAATCCCGGCATATAACTGGTGGAATGAGGGACTTCATGGCGTGGCCAGAGCGGGACAGGCAACTGTTTTTCCTCAGGCAATCGGAATGGCTGCTACATTTGACAGAGACTGTGTAGCTGAGATGGCAGATATTGTAGCGACAGAAGGGCGTGCAAAGTATAATGCATATTCCAGCGAAGAGGACAGAGATATCTATAAAGGACTGACATTCTGGTCTCCCAACGTAAATATTTTCCGTGATCCCAGATGGGGCAGAGGGCATGAAACTTATGGAGAAGATCCATATCTGACAAAGGAACTGGGAGTGGCTTTTGTAAAGGCACTTCAGGGTAACGGAGAAACAATGAAAGCGGCGGCATGTGCCAAACATTTTGCAGTACATTCCGGACCTGAGGCAATCCGCCATGAATTTGATGCAAAGGCATCTGCAAAAGATATGGAAGAAACTTATCTGCCGGCATTTGAAAGTCTGGTGGAGGAAGCGGATGTGGAAGCAGTTATGGGAGCATATAACCGTACAAACGGAGAACCATGCTGCGGAAGCCCGGCACTGCAGAAAAAGCTCAGGGGAGACTGGAAGTTCCAGGGACATTTTGTATCAGACTGCTGGGCGATCAGAGATTTCCATGAACATCATATGGTGACAAATACTGCTTATGAATCGGCAGCTCTTGCTATCAATAATGGATGCGATCTGAACTGTGGAAATACCTATCTTCATATTATGAAAGCATATGAAAAGGGGCTTGTCACAGAGGAAAGGATTACAGAATCAGCAGTAAGACTTTTTACTACCAGATATCTTCTTGGGCTATTTGATGGCAGTGAATATGATAATATTTCCTATAGGGAAGTAGAATCAGCAGAACATCTGGCAGCAGCAGAGAAAGCAGCAGCGAAGAGTTTTGTACTTTTGAAGAACAATGGAATTCTTCCATTAAAAAAAGAGGATATCAAAACAATCGGAATTGTGGGACCTAATGCAGACAGCAGAAAGGCTTTGATTGGAAATTATCATGGAACTGCATCCAGATATATTACAATCCAGGAGGGAATCCAGGATTATGTAGGTGAGGATGTGAGAATTCTTAGTTCTGTAGGAAGCGAGTTGTTTAGAGACAGAACAGAACCTCTGGCATTCAGCAGAGATCGTCTTGCGGAAGCTAAGATCGTTGCAGAAAACAGTGATGTGGTGATTCTTTGTGTAGGTCTGGATGAGACACTGGAGGGTGAAGAAGGAGATACCGGAAACAGCTATGCATCCGGAGATAAAGAGAGCCTGAAGCTTCCTCAGTCCCAGATTGATTTAATGGAAGCAATGGCTGGTTCCGGAAAACCGGTGGTTCTCTGTCTGATGGCAGGAAGTGATATTGATATGAGCTATGCAGCAGAGAAATTTGATGCAGTTATGGTTCTGTGGTATCCGGGAAGTCAGGGCGGAAAAGCGGCAGCAAAAATTCTGTTTGGGGAAAACTCCCCATCTGGCAAACTTCCGGTTACCTTTTACGAGAGCCTTGAAGAACTTCCGGAATTTACAGATTATTCCATGAAAGGCAGAACCTATCGTTATATGGAAGGAAAAGCACAGTTCCCCTTTGGATATGGACTTACCTACAGTAATGTAAAAGTAGAAAATGCAGAGGTAAGACAGTGCGGACGGCAGATAACAGTAGAGGCCGAAGTATATAATAAGGGTAATGCAGATACTGAGGAAGTTGTCCAGATTTATGTAAAAAATCTTGACAGTAAAAATGCAATTCCAAATCCTGCACTGGGAGGATTCCAGAGAATTTTTATAAAAGCAGGAGAACGCAGAAAAGTTATGGTTCCTGTCTGGGAAAAGGCATTTACAGTGGTAGATGAAAATGGAGAACGCGTAGAGGATGGCAGGAAATATGAGATTTTTGCAGGCTGCAGCCAGCCGGATGAAAGAAGTATAGAGCTTACCGGAACAGAACCTGTAAAGGTAATCTGGGAGAAAGAAGACTGAGCTTATGAAATTTGAATTGTTTTATCCGCAGTGGAAAGACCGGGCAGTTACATTCAGCTATGATGATGGCCAGATTTTTGATAGAAGACTGGTTGATATTTTTAATAAATATAATCTGAAAGCAACATTTCATCTGAACTCAGGGACTTTGGATACAGAAGGATTTATAAAAACACAAGAACTGAAAAGCTTATATCAGGGACATGAAATTGCCTGTCATGGTGTTGCACATGAGTATCCCACACATCTTTCGCAGGAAAGACTGGTTCAGGAATTTTATCAGGACAGATGCAGTCTGGAGAGAGAAACGGGAAGGATTATCAGGGGATGTTCTTATGCATTTGGAGAATATGATGAAAATGTCATCAGCACTCTCAAAAGCCTGGGATTTGTATACAGCAGGACAGTGGAGTCTACAGGCGGTTTTCGCATTCCGAAAGACTTTATGAGATGGACACCATCCTGTCATCATAATGATGCATTTAAAGATATGGCAGAATGTTTTCTGGATACTCCGGAATATCAGAAGATCCCGCTCTTATATGTATGGGGACATAGCTTTGAATTTGACCGTGAACAGACATGGGAGAAAATGGAAGAATTCTGCAAAAAGATTTCCGGACACGAAAACGTGTGGTATACCACAAATATAGATTATGTGAATTATATGACAGCGGCAAGAAATCTTAT carries:
- a CDS encoding carbohydrate ABC transporter permease, with protein sequence MDKILRNKKAIFIFIAPALIMFVLVLVIPMVQMVYYSLCDYAALTPPKFTGLANYKKLFFQDSTFKIALKNSIFFMIFSAITQQVIGLGLAVMLTNIKKGRNLFKNIYYLPSVLSSAALGLLWAFMFNPKIGINNLLAQFGIKGPLWLMDSKGFIVLPMWVIAFVALWQYVGQNMMLYMAQITGISRDIYEASYIDGASKTQSFRYITLPLIKPMMVTSLSLNCIGSLKFFDLVYNMTQGGPNHRTEVLATELYAEGFNYFKYGYASAISVVLLVMCLIVTLLVKKVIKVETYEG
- a CDS encoding carbohydrate ABC transporter permease → MQTKKSRKPVKPVTVILYIFLIALAVIYVAPLLWMLSVSLKDNAGVMAAPFALPEVFHWENYQQAWTMGKLGTALVNSVLVCGITLVVSLFFGAMAAFAIARMRWKLSEAAHTFFLIGMMVPVHCILIPLFVRFAGLGLTNSRVGLMIPYITFSLPMTIFLLTGFFKSMPGELFEAASIDGCGIYGCFFRIALPLCRTGFFVSGLMTFVGNWNELLLAMVFVSDPVKKTLPVTLTYFVGPYATNYVQMFAAIIIAIAPTVIVYCLFSNQIVEGLTTGAVKG
- a CDS encoding glycoside hydrolase family 3 C-terminal domain-containing protein, with the translated sequence MNRDEARKKAQELVSRMTLEEKASQLRYDAPAIKRLGIPAYNWWNEGLHGVARAGQATVFPQAIGMAATFDRDCVAEMADIVATEGRAKYNAYSSEEDRDIYKGLTFWSPNVNIFRDPRWGRGHETYGEDPYLTKELGVAFVKALQGNGETMKAAACAKHFAVHSGPEAIRHEFDAKASAKDMEETYLPAFESLVEEADVEAVMGAYNRTNGEPCCGSPALQKKLRGDWKFQGHFVSDCWAIRDFHEHHMVTNTAYESAALAINNGCDLNCGNTYLHIMKAYEKGLVTEERITESAVRLFTTRYLLGLFDGSEYDNISYREVESAEHLAAAEKAAAKSFVLLKNNGILPLKKEDIKTIGIVGPNADSRKALIGNYHGTASRYITIQEGIQDYVGEDVRILSSVGSELFRDRTEPLAFSRDRLAEAKIVAENSDVVILCVGLDETLEGEEGDTGNSYASGDKESLKLPQSQIDLMEAMAGSGKPVVLCLMAGSDIDMSYAAEKFDAVMVLWYPGSQGGKAAAKILFGENSPSGKLPVTFYESLEELPEFTDYSMKGRTYRYMEGKAQFPFGYGLTYSNVKVENAEVRQCGRQITVEAEVYNKGNADTEEVVQIYVKNLDSKNAIPNPALGGFQRIFIKAGERRKVMVPVWEKAFTVVDENGERVEDGRKYEIFAGCSQPDERSIELTGTEPVKVIWEKED
- a CDS encoding polysaccharide deacetylase family protein, which encodes MKFELFYPQWKDRAVTFSYDDGQIFDRRLVDIFNKYNLKATFHLNSGTLDTEGFIKTQELKSLYQGHEIACHGVAHEYPTHLSQERLVQEFYQDRCSLERETGRIIRGCSYAFGEYDENVISTLKSLGFVYSRTVESTGGFRIPKDFMRWTPSCHHNDAFKDMAECFLDTPEYQKIPLLYVWGHSFEFDREQTWEKMEEFCKKISGHENVWYTTNIDYVNYMTAARNLIFNAECTQVENLSKIEIYCKINGECRII